aataaataataacttcgattatgataacacatatagtgtaaactctatgtctgtgtttatatactacacagttacaagataatcgctaattgatatggaatataattctgcttcctaaaatatatcaactagttatcttttcttccaagtattctattcttcatagaatcccttcttcatgcatatctcttcttgcgtttgtcttgatcttctttcctttcaatcagccgccttccttatctgaaagtcttccgcacttaagttctgatatccatcttctgataattatctcctgataatttaagtaccgatatcattaagttctgacttccagtaagtgctgatttcagtaagtactgatttgtcctgttaagtaagatctgaaaactaaacacaaatcatattagtcatgacattatcaaatatatctaacactacAGATGCTTTCTTATGCTTTATCCCGAGCTCTTTCAAATATGCTTCGAAGTCCGAGCCGACAAACTGCGGGTCGTTGTCCAAGATTAAAACCatcgggatcccgaacctcatcacaATTGAATCCACAAATTTGATGCAGTCTTGCTAATTTATGGTTCTCATGGCCTTAGCCTCTGCCCACTTAGTCATATAATCGATTGCCACTAACACATAACGCAAATCCCCCTTCGCTCGGGGGAAAGGACCCATGATGTCAATTCCCCAAACTGCGAATGGGATCGGGGAGATGACTGACCCGGGGAGGCTTGAACTTTGCTTTGGCACATTGCTGAACTTTTGGCATTTGCTGCATTTCTTCACATAGGAAACTGCATCGGCGTGGATGGTGGGCCAATAGTAGCCTTTTTTAATGACTTTATAGGCTAGATCTTTAGCGGCTAAGTGATCCCCGCAGATTCCCTCGTGTAGCTCCCGGAGACAATAATCTGCCTCGTTCGGGTCAACGCATTTTAGAGTTGGGGCAGAGAAGGTCCGCCGGTATAGCTGATTATCTTCCAGAAAGAAACGGGCAGCCTTATACTTGAGGTAGCGCGCTTTGTTCTTGTCTTCCGGCAAGATCCTGTCCTTAAGATAAGCTATGTAAGGAGTCATCCAGTTGTCCGGGCTGCTGACACATAATACCTTGGGCCGGTCGGTGCTAGGTGCACCGAGCTCCTCGAAGTAAACCGAACTGCTTAAATCTGAAGTATTCTGGACGAGCTTGGACAACTCATCCACCTTTGCATTTTCTTCTCTATTTATTTACAAGATGGTTGAGTCCGGGATGGTTTCCAGGATACTTCTCACTATTTCCTGATATCGAGCTAGTTTGGGATCCTTTGTAATATATTCACCACTGGTCTGCCTTACCATAATTTGAGAATCACTATAGATGGTTAAACATCTTACCTCAAGGGATTTGGTTAGCCTGAGTCTGGAAAGGAGAGCTTCATACTCagcctggttgtttgttgctttgaaagtgaagGTTATGGCTTGCTGGATTGTGAATCCGCCCGGGCTGGAAAGGATCAGGCCAGCCTCGGATCTCTCGGCTGTTGCCGACCCATCAACATATAATGTCCAAGGATTTCGGTTGCTGGTCTCCTTTTCTTCTCCGGATTGGATTTTAGGCGTCTCTGGAACTTCGGGAAAGGTGCATTCCATGACGAATTcggccaatgcctgggcttttatagttGTCCGTGGGACAAACTTGATGTTGAACTAGCTCAATTTAATCGCCCAATTGACCAATCTCCCGGAGGTATCTGGCTAATGGATGATTTTCCGAAGTGGTTGATTAGTGATCACCCTGATTTCCCGACCTTGGAAATATTACCTTAGCTTCCTGCTCGAGTGCACAAGGGCCAGGGCGAATTTCTCCAAGTTTGGATACCGGGTTTCAGCGTCCTTCAAGACTTGACTTACATAGTATACCGGGCTTTGTGAACCATTTTCCTCCCGGATGAGTGTAGAGGATACCGCTCTTTCTCCGGCTGCAATATAGAGATAAAGAGGTTCCCCGGGCTTTGCTTTCGAAAGAATAGGCGGGTTGATCAAGTGTCGTTTGACTTCCTCAAATGCTGTTTGGCAATATGGGGTCCAGTCGATCAGCACTTTGTTTCGGGCACCTTTTAACAGCTCGAAGAAAGGCAAGCACCTTTCTGCCAATTTTGGGATAAATCTGCGAAGGGCTGCCAAGCATCCTGCGAGCTTCTGAATATCCTTTTGAGTCTGGGGGACTGTCATTTCCATTATAACTTTGATCTTTTCCGGGTTGGCTTCTATTCCCCGTTCACTGACCAGAAAACCAAGAAACTTCCCAGAGGGGACCCCGAAAGCGCATTTTTCCGGCTTCAGCTTCATGTTATACTTCCTCAAATTGTAAAAGCATTCCTTGAGGTCCTTGACGTGATCCGGGATTGTAACTTACTTAAAGATCATATCATCGACATAAGATTCCATGTT
This genomic interval from Apium graveolens cultivar Ventura chromosome 8, ASM990537v1, whole genome shotgun sequence contains the following:
- the LOC141679934 gene encoding uncharacterized protein LOC141679934 translates to MKLKPEKCAFGVPSGKFLGFLVSERGIEANPEKIKVIMEMTVPQTQKDIQKLAGCLAALRRFIPKLAERCLPFFELLKGARNKVLIDWTPYCQTAFEEVKRHLINPPILSKAKPGEPLYLYIAAGERAVSSTLIREENGSQSPVYYVSQVLKDAETRYPNLEKFALALVHSSRKLREENAKVDELSKLVQNTSDLSSSVYFEELGAPSTDRPKVLCVSSPDNWMTPYIAYLKDRILPEDKNKARYLKYKAARFFLEDNQLYRRTFSAPTLKCVDPNEADYCLRELHEGICGDHLAAKDLAYKVIKKGYYWPTIHADAVSYVKKCSKCQKFSNVPKQSSSLPGSVISPIPFAVWGIDIMGPFPRAKGDLRYVLVAIDYMTKWAEAKAMRTIN